From Coffea arabica cultivar ET-39 chromosome 9c, Coffea Arabica ET-39 HiFi, whole genome shotgun sequence, one genomic window encodes:
- the LOC113707830 gene encoding ribosome production factor 2 homolog translates to MMRIKTPTKKRIKRELDKRAPKLIETGKKTLILHGTKTSNVLNAVLAEIYHLKRDNAIKYTKKNDNVRPFESGGETSLEFFSLKTDCSLFVLGTHSKKRPNNLVLGRTYDHHLYDLVEVGVENFKSTESFSYDKKLAPHIGSKPLFAFIGEGFESVEELKHLKEVLLDLFRGEVVKNLNLAGIDRVYLCTAVSPTKVFFTQCAIRLKKSGTTVPRIELVEVGPSMDFVVRRHRLPDEGVKKQAMKTAPESTKKKEKNVKGDVIEGKVGKIYIPDQKVGSVPLPNTAKGVKRERREAKMNNKAHEPAEKKHKEDSD, encoded by the exons ATGATGCGAATAAAAACCCCCACaaagaaaagaatcaaaagGGAGCTAGATAAGCGTGCGCCAAAGCTT ATTGAGACGGGGAAGAAAACTTTGATCCTTCATGGTACAAAAACGAGCAATGTGCTGAATGCTGTATTGGCTGAAATTTATCATCTTAAGAGGGATAATGCTATTAAATATACGAAGAAGAATGATAATGTCAGGCCATTTGAGAGTGGTGGCGAAACTTCTTTGGAGTTCTTCTCACTCAAAACTGATTGCAGTCTCTTTGTG CTTGGGACTCATTCAAAGAAGCGGCCTAACAATCTTGTTCTTGGAAGAACTTATGATCACCACCTCTATGATCTTGTAGAGGTTGgggttgaaaattttaaaagcacGGAGTCATTCTCTTATGATAAGAAATTGGCTCCCCATATTGGATCAAAACCATTGTTTGCATTCATTGGAGAAGGATTTGAAAGTGTTGAAGAGTTGAAGCATCTGAAAGAAGTTTTACTTGATCTTTTCCGGGGAGAG GTTGTGAAAAATTTGAATCTTGCTGGCATAGATCGTGTTTATTTGTGCACAGCCGTGTCTCCAACTAAGGTGTTTTTCACGCAATGTGCAATTCGGCTGAAAAAGTCTGGAACCACAGTCCCAAGGATAGAGTTGGTTGAGGTTGGAccttccatggattttgtagtCCGGCGACATCGTCTACCGGATGAAGGAGTGAAGAAACAAGCTATGAAAACTGCTCCTGAGTCAACAAAGAAGAAG GAGAAGAATGTTAAGGGTGATGTGATAGAGGGTAAAGTTGGGAAGATATACATACCAGATCAAAAG GTTGGTAGTGTTCCTCTGCCAAATACAGCAAAGGGAGTGAAAAGGGAGCGCAGGGAAGCTAAGATGAATAACAAGGCTCATGAACCTGCAGAAAAGAAACATAAGGAGGATAGTGATTGA